A window of Burkholderiales bacterium genomic DNA:
CAGCGCATCCGGGACGCCGACCTGCTGGTCGCCGTGGGCCCCCGCCTGGGCGAGATGACCACGAGCGGCTATACCCTGGTCGCGCCCCCGGTGCCCCGCCAGCGCCTCGTGCATGTGCACGCCGGCGCCGAGGAGCTGGGGCGCGTCTACCAGGGAACCCTCCTGGTGAATAGCGGGATGGCCCAGTTCGCCGCCGCGGCGAAAGCCCATGTGCGCGCCGACGGCCGCCGCTGGAAGGCGTGGTTGGAGACGGCCCGCGGCGACTACCTGGCGGAACTCGAGCCCGAGCCCATGCCGGGCACCCTCAACTTGGGCGAAGCCGTCCGGCACCTGAGGACGGTGCTCCCGCCCGACACCATCGTCGCCAACGGCGCGGGCAACTACACCGGCTGGGTGCACCGGCACTGGCAGTACGGCCCTTTCCGCACCCAGCTCGCGCCTGCGAGCGGCGCCATGGGTTACGGGCTGCCCGCCGCCATCGCGGCCAAGCTGGTCTGCCCGGAGCGCCCGGTGGTGTGTTTCGCGGGCGACGGCTGCTTCCTCATGACCGGGCAGGAGCTGGCCACCGCCGTCCAGTACGGGCTGGAGATCCTGTTCCTGGTGGTGAACAACGGCATGTACGGCACCATCCGCATGCACCAGGAGCGGGAATACCCGGGCCGGGTGCACGGGACCGGCCTCGAAAACCCGGACTTCGCCGCCTACGCTCGCTCCTTCGGCGCCCACGGGGAGACGGTGCGCGCCACCGCTGAGTTTCCGCGGGCCCTGGAGCGGGCGCTCTCGGCCGGCGGCCCCGCCTTGATCGAGCTGGTGATCGACCCCGACGCCATCACGCCGCGGACGACCCTCACGGCGATCCGCAGCGCGGCGCTGGCGAAGCGTCGCTGAACCGCAGCGGCGGCCGCCCCTGGCGGCGGGCGCGTGAGCTTTCCATCGCCGGATGTTCGCCTAACCGTCCCCCGGCGAAATGAAGAACCGGGGCCGTGCCCGTCAGTGGCGACGGGTTTTCGCGCCGGTTCAATCCCGCACGGCGAGCAGCGACACGCTGCGCACCCCGTAAGTCGCGCAGGCTTTCTGGGCGGACGCGGTCAGGAAGCGATACTGGGGATTCTCCCGGATGCGGACGATGCGCAGGCCGGCCGCCCGGATCGCGTCGTAGTAAGCGTCCTGCTGCATGGCGCCCCCGATGCAGGCCGCCCAGAGCGTCGCGTTGCACATCACGCTCTCGGGCAGCCACTTCTCCGAGATGATGTCCGAGATGGCGAGCCGCCCGCCCCGGCGCAGCACGCGGGCCACCTCGCGGAACACCCGCGGCTTGTCGGCCGAGAGGTTGATCACCCCGTTGCTGATCACCGCATCGAAGCTCCCGTCTTCCACCGGAAGCGTCTCGATGTAGCCTTTAACATAAGTTGTTTGCGTGAAGCCGGCCGCATCCCGCAGGCGCTCGGCCTTGGCGCGCTGGGCGTCGGTCATGTCCACGCCCACGACCCGGCCGCCCGGTCCGACCTTGAGCGCAGCCACGAAGGTATCCATGCCCGAGCCGCTGCCGAGGTCGAGCACGTGCTCGCCGGCTTTGAGGTCGGCGAGGTCGAAGTGATATCCCACCCCGGCGAAGGAGTCGATGGCCTCCGCCGGGATGCGGTCGAGGTCCGCGGGCACGTAGCCAAGGCGTTCCGCAAGGCCGCGGCCCATCTCGAAATGGAACTCCCCGGTCGGCTCCTGGGCCACGCGCTGGTACATCTCCTTGACTTTCTGCTCGAGCTCGACGCGGTTCACTTGGGTGGCAAAAGCAGGCGTACCCATCGCTCCCTCCTCGTTCATGGTCGTGGGGTGCCCCTCATGACGCACGGGAGCGGCAAAGGGTTCCCGGCCCTGTCCCGGGCCCACGTCCCGACGGCTCCCTCGACGGGACGGCAGACGGCGGGGCCCGACTCCGAGATCTACGGATGGAAACTCGGCGTTTTTAGGCATTTGGCTTCGCTCGGCGAAGGGCGTTTGTTGCTGGGCGCAATGGCCCTTTGCTACAGTTGGTCCAGGTCCGAGGCGAGGAGCGGTAAATGGCATCGGTGGTTTTGACCCCGGAAACCAAGGCGTTTCATGAGGCGATGGTGGCCATCGTGGGCCCCCAGGCCGTGATCGCCGATCCCGCGGAGATGGCGCCTTACCTCACCGATTGGCGCGGGCGCTACCGCGGGCGGCGGAGCTGGTGGTGCGGCCGGCCTCCACCGAGCAAGTGGCGGAGGTGGTCAAGCGCTGCGTCCGGGAGCGGGTGGCCGTCGTGCCCCAGGGCGGCAACACCGGGTTGTGCGGCGGCTCGGTGCCCCTTGCCGAGAGCGCCTATCCAGGGCGCCAGATCGTGCTGTCGCTCGCCCGCATGAACCGCATCCGGGAGCTCGACGCGGCCAACAACACCATCACCGTGGAGGCGGGCTGCGTGCTGGCGTCGATCCAGGAAGCGGCGCGAAATGCCCAGCGCCTGTTTCCCTTGAGCCTGGGCGCCGAGGGAAGCTGCCAGATCGGGGGCAACCTCTCCACCAACGCCGGCGGCGAGGCGGTGCTGCGCTACGGCAACGCCCGGGATCTGGTGCTGGGGCTGGAGGTGGTGCTGCCCGACGGACGCGTGTGGGACGGGCTGCGGGGCCTGCGCAAGGACAATACCGGCTACGATCTGAAGCAGCTTTTCATCGGCGCCGAGGGTACCCTGGGCGTGATCACCGCCGCCGTGCTCAAGCTCTTTCCGTGGCCGACGGCCACCGCGACCGCGTTCCTGGGGATGGAGAGCCCCCAGAAGGCGGTCGAGCTCCTCTCGGAACTGCGCGCCGCGCTGGGCGACCGGATCACCAGCTTCGAGCTCATGTCTCGCGTCTCCCTGGCGCTGGTGCTCAAGCACATTCCCGGCACCTCCGACCCCCTCTCGGCGCCCTATCCCTGGTATCTCCTGGTGGAGCTCTCCGACAGCGGCAGCGCGGAAGCCCTGAGCGCGCGCTTCCTGGAAGCGCTGGAGGAGGCGCTCCAGCAGGGGAGGGTGCTGGACGCCGTGCTGGCCCAGAGCGAGGCCCAGGCAGAGGCCCTGTGGCGCATGCGCGACGCCATGGCGGAGGCGCAGAAGGAAGAGGGCGTCAGCATTAAGCACGACGTCTCGGTGCCCGTGTCGCGGGTGCCGCGTTTCATCGACCAGGCGAGCCGGGCCCTGGAAGAGGCGTTTCCCGGCGTGCGCATCGTCGCCTTCGGCCACATCGGCGACGGCAACATCCATTACAACGTGTCCATGGCGGACCCGGCCTTGAACGCCCGCCTGATCGAGGACCCAGCGCCGGTCAACCGCATCGTGTATGACTGCGTGGCCCGGCTGGGGGGCTCCATCAGCGCCGAGCACGGATTGGGGCAGCTCAAGCGGGAAGAGATCCAGCGCTACAAGAGCCCGCTGGAGCTGGAGCTGATGCGGGCGATCAAGCACACCCTGGACCCCCATCATCTCATGAACCCCGGTAAAGTGGTTTGAGCCGTCGATGCCGGATGCCCGCGCCGACCCGTGAACGAGTTGGCATTTTTTGAGTAAAACGGCCTGACCGGAATCGATCCGAGTCTGCTACCATGTGCCGCACCAAAGCGGCCATGCAAAAGCCTCGCCAGGAAGGCTCGGGGTGTAGGGGAGGGGGACGGCCATGACAGGGGAGTCGCTGTGGGTTTTCGCGATCTTGCTGGGCGCTTACTTCGTTCGCGGTCTGACAGGCTTCGGCTCGGGGCTTATCGCGGTCCCCCTGATCGCCATGGGGAAACCCCTCCAGTTCGTCGTCCCGCTGGTGATGACCCTGGACTTCATCGCCTCCTTCATTCTCGGCGGGATCAACTCGAAGCAGACCAACTGGGCCGAGATCAAGCGGCTGCTGCCCTTCGGGTTGATCGGGGCCATGGCCGGGATCTATGCCCTCACCCAGTTCCCCTCGGCCCTGGTGCTGGCCTCCCTCGGCCTGTTCACGGTGTTTTTCGGCGCGCGCAACGCCCTAGGCATCAAGCCGGAAGGGCAGATTTCGGCCCTCTGGGCGTTGCCTACGGGCCTGGTGGGTAGCGGGGCCGGGGCGCTTTTCGGCACCAGCGCTCCACCCTACATCATCTACCTCACCCACCGGCTGGAGGACAAGACCGAAGTCCGCGCCACCTTTTCCTGGCTGTTCGTGCTGGACGGGGGGTTCCGGCTGGCCCTTTTCGTGGCGACCGGATTGCTCCTCCGCCAGGAAACCCTGTGGGCCATCGCCCTCGGGCTCATTCCCATGCTGTTGGGCTTGTACCTGGGCAACCGGGTGCACCTCAATATCTCCAGGGAAGCGCTGATTCGCGTGGTGGGCGTGTTTCTCGTCGGGACGGGCATATCGTTGATCTTCAAAGTATTGGCCTGAAAGGGGGGTTTTCCATGAAATTCGTTCGGTTCCAAGCGGAGGGCAGGACGGGCTTCGGCGTGCTTTCGGAGGAAGGAGAAGTACGCGTCTATGAGGGCGACATGTTCCACCGTCCCCGACCGAGCGGATTGAGCCTGGCGCTGGATCGGGTCAAGCTCCTGCCCCCGTCCGACGCCTCCGCCATGATCGCCCTGTGGAACAACTCGCGCTCCCAGATCGCCAAGCTAAAGCGCGAGACCCCGCGGGAAGCGCTCTACTTCCTCAAGCCCCGATCGAGCTTCGCCACCCACGGCGACCCCATCCTCTACCCCCGGGGCCTGAGCGAGCGGGTGGTGCTGGAGGGGGAGCTGGGGATCGTCATCGGCCGCCGGACGCGGGGGGTCAACCCCGAGGAAGCCCGCGGGGCGATTTTCGGCTACACCGTGGTGAACGACGTGACCGCCCAGGACGTGGTGAAGCGCGACTCGACCTTTCCTCAGTACACCCGGGCCAAGGGCTTCGACACTTTCAGCATTTTCGGGCCGGTGATCGACACCGATGTCGATCCCATGACACTTACTGTCGAATCCTTCATCAACGGGGTCAAGCACCAGGACTACCCGGTGGAAGACCTGGTGTTGAACCCCTTCGAGATCGTGGCCTCCATCTCCCAGACCATGACCCTGGAGCCCGGCGACGTGATCGCGTGCGGCACCTCCCTGGGAGCGGATCCGATCCAGATCGGGGACACGGTGGAGATCCGCATCGCCGGGATCGGGTCCCTGGTCAACACCGTGGCATAGGTCTTGCATGACATGAGAGCGGTTGCATTGCTTTCCGGCCGGGATTCAGGGCGCCGCGGGGTGCCCAGAGGCCCGGACCGGGTAGCGAAACTCCTCCCGGATCGCGGGCCTGGCGCAGGCGGCGCGCCCGCGGGAAAGGAGGTGGGGCGCGGCTGACCCTTTCCGGGCGCGGGCACTAGGGGACCTGCCCGAAACGGGCAATTCCAGCCGTGGAAGGGCGCCGAGGACAGGAGACAAAAATGAAACGCAGAGCGTGGGGAATCGCGGCGCTGCTCGCCGTCCTGGGATCGTGGGCCGGGGGTGCCTCGGCGCAAGAGAAGGTGTATTCCTTTGGCGTCATCACGCAACGCAGCCCGATCCTCACGGCCCAGTACTGGAACCCCATCCTGCGCTACGTCAGCGAAAAAAGCGGCGTTCCCCTGGTCCTCAAGCTCGCCAAGACCGGTCCCGAGCACTCGGCCATGATCGGCCGGGGCGAATTCGACTTCATTTACTCCAACCACAACTTCAAAGCCGACAACGACGTGGTCGGCTACCGCGTCATCGCCCGGCCCCAGGAGGAGGCCATCCAGGGCCAGATCGTGGTGCTGGCGTCCTCGGGCATCCAATCCCTGCGGGAACTGGAGGGCAAGGAGGTGGTGTTTCCCTCCCAGGTGGCGTTCGTGGGCTACTACGTACCCATGGACGCCCTGCTGCGCGCCGGCATTTCCGTGAGGCCCCTGTTCGCCGGCAACCAGGAAGGCGCCATGGGCCAGCTCAAAGCGGGCCGGGTGGTGGCCGCGGGGGTGAATTCCCAGATCATGCGGGATTTCGCCAACCGGGAGCAGGTGGAGTACCGGGTGCTGTGGAGCTCGGAGAAGTACCTGAACATCCCCATCTCGGTCCATCCTTCAGTGCCCAAGGAAAAAGTGGCCAAGGTGCGCCAGGCCCTGATCCATATGGCGGCCGATCCCGAAGGCGCCCG
This region includes:
- a CDS encoding thiamine pyrophosphate protein: MPRLKPRTGGQVLVDALRIHGVDLAFCVPGESYLPVLDALYDARDAIRLVVCRHEGGAANMAEAYGKLTGRPGICFVTRGPGACNASIGVHTAYQDSTPMILFVGQVGSDFVEREAFQEVDCRRMFGPMVKWVAQIGRAERIPEMVSHAFHAAVAGRPGPVVLALPQDMLASTVAVADAGPYRTVRPHPGPDQLAQLERLLGEAGRPLVMLGGGGWSAEACADMAAFIENCGLPVCASFRCQDLYDNRRPNYVGHAGIGVSPKLAQRIRDADLLVAVGPRLGEMTTSGYTLVAPPVPRQRLVHVHAGAEELGRVYQGTLLVNSGMAQFAAAAKAHVRADGRRWKAWLETARGDYLAELEPEPMPGTLNLGEAVRHLRTVLPPDTIVANGAGNYTGWVHRHWQYGPFRTQLAPASGAMGYGLPAAIAAKLVCPERPVVCFAGDGCFLMTGQELATAVQYGLEILFLVVNNGMYGTIRMHQEREYPGRVHGTGLENPDFAAYARSFGAHGETVRATAEFPRALERALSAGGPALIELVIDPDAITPRTTLTAIRSAALAKRR
- a CDS encoding D-2-hydroxyacid dehydrogenase, which encodes MRPASTEQVAEVVKRCVRERVAVVPQGGNTGLCGGSVPLAESAYPGRQIVLSLARMNRIRELDAANNTITVEAGCVLASIQEAARNAQRLFPLSLGAEGSCQIGGNLSTNAGGEAVLRYGNARDLVLGLEVVLPDGRVWDGLRGLRKDNTGYDLKQLFIGAEGTLGVITAAVLKLFPWPTATATAFLGMESPQKAVELLSELRAALGDRITSFELMSRVSLALVLKHIPGTSDPLSAPYPWYLLVELSDSGSAEALSARFLEALEEALQQGRVLDAVLAQSEAQAEALWRMRDAMAEAQKEEGVSIKHDVSVPVSRVPRFIDQASRALEEAFPGVRIVAFGHIGDGNIHYNVSMADPALNARLIEDPAPVNRIVYDCVARLGGSISAEHGLGQLKREEIQRYKSPLELELMRAIKHTLDPHHLMNPGKVV
- a CDS encoding UPF0721 transmembrane protein, whose product is MTGESLWVFAILLGAYFVRGLTGFGSGLIAVPLIAMGKPLQFVVPLVMTLDFIASFILGGINSKQTNWAEIKRLLPFGLIGAMAGIYALTQFPSALVLASLGLFTVFFGARNALGIKPEGQISALWALPTGLVGSGAGALFGTSAPPYIIYLTHRLEDKTEVRATFSWLFVLDGGFRLALFVATGLLLRQETLWAIALGLIPMLLGLYLGNRVHLNISREALIRVVGVFLVGTGISLIFKVLA
- a CDS encoding 2-hydroxyhepta-2,4-diene-1,7-dioate isomerase → MKFVRFQAEGRTGFGVLSEEGEVRVYEGDMFHRPRPSGLSLALDRVKLLPPSDASAMIALWNNSRSQIAKLKRETPREALYFLKPRSSFATHGDPILYPRGLSERVVLEGELGIVIGRRTRGVNPEEARGAIFGYTVVNDVTAQDVVKRDSTFPQYTRAKGFDTFSIFGPVIDTDVDPMTLTVESFINGVKHQDYPVEDLVLNPFEIVASISQTMTLEPGDVIACGTSLGADPIQIGDTVEIRIAGIGSLVNTVA
- a CDS encoding ABC transporter substrate-binding protein: MKRRAWGIAALLAVLGSWAGGASAQEKVYSFGVITQRSPILTAQYWNPILRYVSEKSGVPLVLKLAKTGPEHSAMIGRGEFDFIYSNHNFKADNDVVGYRVIARPQEEAIQGQIVVLASSGIQSLRELEGKEVVFPSQVAFVGYYVPMDALLRAGISVRPLFAGNQEGAMGQLKAGRVVAAGVNSQIMRDFANREQVEYRVLWSSEKYLNIPISVHPSVPKEKVAKVRQALIHMAADPEGARILAASAELVKQKPPYGFVAAEDAEFDNVRRFYRTSLVRGE